A window of Pedobacter lusitanus contains these coding sequences:
- a CDS encoding acyl carrier protein → MDTIAKNKQLNNDEIFELMKQFITEVIGEEFVEEMDITPKSSFTKDLEMDSIEIVSFSEKIKTHFGDQIDFTGWLSAMDLDQLINLNLEMIINYIHECQS, encoded by the coding sequence ATGGACACAATAGCGAAAAACAAACAATTAAATAACGACGAGATCTTTGAGCTGATGAAGCAATTTATCACAGAGGTTATAGGAGAAGAATTTGTAGAAGAAATGGATATCACTCCTAAAAGCTCTTTTACCAAAGATCTGGAAATGGACAGTATAGAAATTGTATCCTTCTCTGAAAAGATAAAAACACACTTTGGCGACCAGATTGATTTTACAGGATGGTTATCTGCTATGGATCTTGATCAGCTGATTAATCTGAACCTGGAAATGATCATTAATTATATACACGAATGCCAGTCATAA
- a CDS encoding alpha/beta fold hydrolase, with protein sequence MPVIKVNHRDVHIQELNKGAAETVLLIHGMFSNLSVYYFNIAPVLAEHFHVVMYDLKSHGMSERTLEGYDLNSMTDDLYALMEVLKLEKVHLAGYSFGGLIALKMAVRFPEKLRKLVLIEAPDPNDDKTRGIIEEYSREFLEHYVANFTDTTKVKMGKRQMDRNHRMYEYLFYQTSIKKDMIQESGFFSAPEINTMQKDTLLLYGSASNCLEAGKQLHQKIRKSDLIPLDGDHNIPIQEPVMIAEIVSGFFKN encoded by the coding sequence ATGCCAGTCATAAAAGTAAATCACAGAGATGTACACATTCAGGAACTGAATAAAGGAGCGGCCGAAACCGTTCTCTTAATTCATGGAATGTTCAGTAACCTCTCTGTTTATTACTTTAATATTGCCCCGGTACTGGCCGAACATTTTCATGTGGTGATGTACGATCTGAAAAGTCATGGAATGAGTGAACGTACACTGGAAGGTTATGACCTGAACAGTATGACTGATGATCTTTATGCTTTAATGGAAGTACTTAAGCTGGAGAAGGTGCATCTGGCAGGTTATAGTTTTGGTGGTCTGATTGCTTTAAAAATGGCCGTTCGTTTCCCGGAAAAACTGAGGAAACTTGTCCTGATAGAAGCGCCGGACCCCAATGATGATAAAACCCGTGGTATTATTGAAGAATACAGCAGGGAGTTTCTGGAACATTATGTAGCTAATTTTACGGATACAACTAAAGTGAAAATGGGTAAAAGACAGATGGACCGTAACCACCGGATGTATGAATATCTGTTTTATCAGACCAGTATCAAAAAAGACATGATTCAGGAGAGCGGTTTTTTTAGCGCACCTGAAATCAATACGATGCAGAAAGATACCCTTTTGTTGTATGGATCTGCTTCCAATTGTCTGGAAGCGGGTAAACAGCTTCATCAGAAAATCAGAAAATCAGATCTGATTCCATTAGATGGAGATCATAATATTCCTATTCAGGAACCCGTGATGATCGCGGAGATTGTTTCTGGATTTTTTAAGAATTAG
- a CDS encoding glycosyltransferase, which produces MAKFVFIVPPLTGHINPTLSMGAVLIGRGHQVGWITLDPDLGSRLPEGGELLLIKYNESDQQKQDSEQYLDIITKKIVYGIDSIKFLYEEVLIPLNRHSYEGIIEWLEKYKPDLVITDHQMFAGAIAAVNQKIPYATSVTAPAAIKIMDELPKVHEWEVKQIVDLQKELGIDKPVSIACSGLLTMVLTSKAFFGELELPAHYHFVGPVINRKSVKSSFDWELLQKNNRPKILVSIGTTFDHEHKKNFFAKVIEAFGEEDITVVVVSEPSLFEVWPDNFIVQRMVPQLELLPHLDAVVCHGGHNTVCETLINGLPMVVIPIAYDQSHVAGRVVRVGAGLRLNFNRFKARHLQEAVTEILQNQSFKTSAVEIKQSFIDAGGTEAAATLLEQFSVNEPLFLLNN; this is translated from the coding sequence ATGGCGAAATTTGTATTTATAGTTCCTCCTTTAACAGGTCATATTAATCCTACCCTGAGTATGGGCGCTGTTTTGATTGGGCGTGGACATCAGGTTGGCTGGATTACACTTGACCCTGATTTAGGTTCCAGATTGCCCGAAGGTGGTGAATTGTTATTAATCAAATATAACGAGAGTGATCAGCAGAAACAGGATAGTGAGCAATATCTTGATATCATTACCAAAAAAATTGTCTACGGAATAGACAGTATCAAGTTTTTATATGAAGAAGTTTTAATTCCATTAAACCGTCATAGTTATGAAGGGATAATAGAATGGCTGGAAAAGTATAAGCCCGATCTGGTCATTACAGATCACCAGATGTTTGCCGGAGCTATCGCCGCGGTCAATCAGAAAATACCTTATGCTACATCAGTAACGGCACCCGCTGCTATAAAAATCATGGATGAGCTACCCAAAGTCCACGAATGGGAGGTTAAGCAGATTGTTGATCTGCAAAAGGAACTGGGTATTGATAAACCAGTGTCAATTGCATGTTCGGGTCTGTTAACTATGGTTTTAACTTCAAAAGCATTTTTTGGGGAACTAGAATTGCCTGCACATTATCATTTTGTAGGACCGGTAATCAATCGCAAATCAGTAAAATCATCTTTTGACTGGGAGTTACTGCAAAAAAATAACAGGCCAAAAATATTAGTCAGTATCGGAACTACTTTTGATCACGAGCATAAAAAGAACTTTTTTGCCAAAGTGATAGAAGCCTTCGGAGAAGAAGACATAACTGTAGTGGTTGTTTCAGAACCCTCACTATTTGAAGTCTGGCCAGATAATTTCATCGTTCAGCGGATGGTTCCGCAATTAGAATTATTACCGCATTTAGATGCAGTAGTTTGTCATGGCGGACATAATACTGTCTGTGAAACCTTAATTAATGGTTTACCTATGGTCGTTATACCCATTGCCTATGATCAGTCACATGTGGCAGGCAGGGTAGTGCGTGTAGGTGCAGGATTACGTTTAAACTTCAATCGTTTTAAAGCCAGACATCTGCAGGAGGCTGTCACAGAAATTCTTCAGAACCAGTCTTTTAAAACCTCAGCTGTTGAAATCAAACAATCTTTTATAGATGCTGGCGGTACGGAAGCTGCGGCGACTTTACTTGAGCAGTTCAGTGTCAATGAACCTTTGTTCTTATTAAATAATTAA